A region from the Saccharomonospora azurea NA-128 genome encodes:
- a CDS encoding nucleotidyltransferase family protein: MRTAGLLLAAGAGRRFGRPKALVEVDGEALVTRAVRVLAEGGCAPIVVVLGARADDVRTLLPGRVTTVYVPDWEEGMSASLREGLRTLAHLGPVPDAVLVHLVDLPGVGADVVARLRESASPEAVARAAYGGEPGHPVVLGRRWWADIADVTRGDQGAREWLRGRDDLRFVECGDLSEGTDVDSPADLPGDRRS, encoded by the coding sequence ATGAGGACCGCGGGACTGTTGCTCGCCGCCGGGGCCGGTCGCCGGTTCGGCAGGCCGAAGGCGCTCGTCGAGGTCGACGGCGAGGCGCTGGTGACGCGCGCGGTGCGCGTGCTGGCCGAAGGCGGCTGCGCCCCGATCGTCGTGGTGCTGGGCGCCCGGGCCGACGACGTGCGCACGTTGCTGCCCGGCCGGGTCACGACGGTGTACGTGCCGGACTGGGAGGAGGGCATGAGCGCCTCGCTGCGGGAGGGCCTGCGCACGCTCGCGCACCTCGGCCCGGTGCCGGACGCCGTGTTGGTGCACCTGGTGGACCTGCCGGGCGTGGGTGCGGACGTCGTGGCGCGTCTGCGGGAGTCGGCGTCCCCGGAGGCCGTGGCGCGTGCCGCGTACGGCGGCGAACCCGGGCACCCGGTGGTGCTCGGCCGGCGGTGGTGGGCCGACATCGCCGACGTCACGCGGGGCGACCAGGGGGCGCGCGAATGGTTGCGGGGGCGCGACGACCTCCGGTTCGTCGAGTGTGGAGACCTGTCCGAAGGCACCGACGTCGATTCGCCGGCCGACCTGCCGGGCGACCGCCGATCCTGA
- a CDS encoding AAA family ATPase, which yields MTADSSAAPGAGGPSPADPDDLAKILDRVGYLADPGVATAAFLALRMQRPLFCEGEPGTGKTSLAIALAEGLDLPLIRLQCHEGIDAGQALYEWDFPRQLLHLRALEAAEGGRLDVDTAEQSLYTERFLLARPLLRALTSAPCVLLVDEIDRADDEFEAFLLQLLDENAVTIPEYGEVRAENPPLVVLTSNRTREVHDALKRRCLYHWVEHPGLEREIAILRRRVPGLGERLSHQIASAVRRLRELELLKPPGVAEAIDWAQALTALGRTELDAASAATTLGAVLKYSEDLDRVRATLDSLLS from the coding sequence GTGACAGCCGACAGCAGCGCAGCACCCGGCGCGGGCGGCCCGTCGCCCGCCGACCCTGACGACCTCGCGAAGATCCTGGACCGCGTCGGGTACCTCGCCGACCCGGGCGTGGCCACGGCAGCGTTCCTGGCGTTGCGGATGCAGCGGCCACTGTTCTGCGAGGGCGAGCCGGGCACGGGGAAGACCTCGCTCGCGATCGCGCTGGCGGAGGGGCTGGATCTGCCCTTGATCCGGTTGCAGTGCCACGAGGGCATCGACGCCGGGCAGGCGCTGTACGAGTGGGACTTCCCGCGCCAGCTGCTTCACCTGCGCGCGCTGGAGGCGGCCGAGGGCGGCCGACTCGACGTGGACACCGCCGAGCAGTCCCTCTACACCGAACGGTTCCTGCTGGCCCGGCCGCTGTTGCGCGCGCTGACGTCGGCCCCCTGCGTGCTGCTCGTCGACGAGATCGACCGCGCCGACGACGAGTTCGAGGCGTTCCTGCTGCAACTGCTCGACGAGAACGCCGTCACGATCCCCGAGTACGGGGAGGTGCGGGCCGAGAATCCGCCGCTCGTCGTGCTCACGTCCAACCGCACCCGCGAGGTCCACGACGCGCTGAAGCGCCGGTGCCTCTACCACTGGGTCGAGCATCCGGGGCTCGAACGCGAGATCGCCATCCTGCGCCGCCGGGTGCCGGGCCTCGGCGAGCGGCTCTCCCACCAGATCGCCTCGGCGGTGCGCCGACTGCGCGAACTCGAACTGCTCAAGCCACCCGGCGTGGCCGAGGCGATCGACTGGGCACAGGCGCTGACCGCGTTGGGCAGGACCGAACTGGACGCCGCTTCGGCCGCCACCACGCTCGGCGCGGTGCTCAAGTACAGCGAGGACCTCGACCGCGTCCGCGCCACGCTCGACTCGCTGCTGAGTTGA
- a CDS encoding vWA domain-containing protein encodes MTTRAPLDSPSDPLPGLVGFAAALREAGLRCDAHRVQAYLDAVAHVDVAEPRQLYWAGRLALCAEPDDLPRYDEAFAAWFRDEPPVRQRNVLPVPTPPRIAALLTGPSDAGTSEGQDEQVSVAASDAEILRHRDLAELTKEERRHLRELLDTLSPVPARRPSLRYETSRRGSLDARRTLRAMLADGGEPLRLVRARRRTRPRRTVLLVDVSGSMKPYADALLRFAHVVVRATPSDVEVFTLGTRLTRVSRQLRQRDPERAMLDAAGAVADFAGGTRLGETLRVFLDRWGQRGMARRATVVVFSDGWERGDTRLLGDQAARLRRLAHRVLWVNPHAGHEGYEPVQSGIAAVLPHVDGLLAGHSLATLERLLREIAHA; translated from the coding sequence ATGACCACGCGGGCTCCGCTCGATTCCCCGTCGGACCCGCTTCCCGGCCTGGTCGGGTTCGCGGCCGCGCTGAGGGAAGCCGGGTTGCGGTGCGACGCGCACCGGGTGCAGGCCTACCTCGACGCGGTGGCCCACGTCGACGTCGCCGAGCCTCGGCAGCTCTACTGGGCGGGCCGGCTCGCGCTGTGTGCCGAACCCGACGACCTCCCCCGCTACGACGAGGCGTTCGCCGCGTGGTTCCGCGACGAGCCACCCGTGCGGCAGCGCAACGTCCTGCCCGTGCCCACTCCGCCTCGGATCGCGGCGCTGCTGACCGGGCCGTCGGACGCCGGGACGAGCGAGGGCCAGGACGAGCAGGTGAGTGTGGCGGCCAGCGACGCCGAGATCCTGCGGCACCGCGACCTGGCCGAGCTGACGAAGGAGGAACGGCGCCACCTGCGGGAGCTGCTCGACACGTTGAGCCCCGTGCCCGCGCGGCGCCCGTCGTTGCGGTACGAAACCTCGCGCCGGGGCTCGCTCGACGCGAGGCGCACGTTGCGCGCGATGCTCGCCGACGGTGGTGAACCGCTGCGGCTCGTGCGCGCCCGGCGGCGCACCCGCCCTCGCCGGACGGTGCTGCTCGTGGACGTGTCGGGCTCGATGAAGCCCTACGCGGACGCACTGCTGCGCTTCGCCCACGTGGTCGTGCGCGCGACCCCGTCCGACGTGGAGGTCTTCACGCTGGGCACGCGGCTCACCCGGGTGTCGCGGCAACTGCGGCAGCGCGACCCGGAGCGGGCGATGCTCGACGCGGCTGGCGCGGTGGCCGACTTCGCGGGAGGCACGCGGCTGGGGGAGACGTTGCGCGTGTTCCTCGACCGCTGGGGACAACGCGGCATGGCCCGGCGCGCCACCGTCGTCGTCTTCTCGGACGGCTGGGAGCGCGGCGACACCCGACTGCTGGGCGACCAGGCGGCCCGCCTGCGTCGCCTGGCGCACCGGGTGCTGTGGGTCAACCCGCACGCCGGGCACGAGGGCTACGAACCCGTCCAGTCCGGGATCGCCGCGGTACTGCCGCACGTGGACGGTTTGCTCGCGGGACACAGCTTGGCCACGCTGGAACGACTGCTGAGGGAGATCGCACATGCATGA